Proteins encoded within one genomic window of Mesobacillus subterraneus:
- a CDS encoding FAD-dependent oxidoreductase: protein MNEYTSKLPRFPEPYWRKTAELPSFPQLEEDLKTDVAIIGGGITGLTSAYLLAKAGVKVAVIEAGSILNGTTSHTTAKITAQHGVIYDELINHHGEEKARLYYQANYDAVQFVKNLVKEQQIDCDFSEEDSYIYTNSDKEMEKLLTEFKAYEKLGVHGSEYVSQVPLPIEAKAGIVMRNQAQFHPLEFLKHLVERFTEMGGQIFENSTAVDMEEGAEPVVTTRDGHKVHCKQMIVSTHYPFYDLKGFYFSRMTPERSYVLAVKTEKEFPGGMFINAEQPTRSLRYADWNGEKIVLFGGDSHKVSHKTNTHQYYEALEAFAYQTFGVKEIPFRWSAQDPVPNDKLPFVGQYSTTTDNIYVATGYRKWGMSNGINAAMMLSDQILKIDNPYKEVFDPQRFKADPELRKIISTSAHIAKTLVKGKLERPSTQATSLDNDEGATVTVNGKRAGAYRDENGELHVVDTTCTHMGCELEWNNGERSWDCPCHGSRFSYKGDVIEGPAELPLKKVDIE, encoded by the coding sequence ATGAACGAATACACTTCAAAGCTGCCTCGTTTTCCTGAACCCTACTGGCGTAAAACAGCTGAGTTGCCTTCCTTTCCACAGCTGGAGGAGGACCTGAAGACAGACGTCGCGATTATTGGAGGCGGAATCACTGGATTGACCTCTGCCTATCTGCTGGCAAAGGCTGGTGTGAAAGTCGCTGTGATCGAGGCTGGCAGCATATTGAATGGAACAACCAGCCACACGACTGCAAAGATCACTGCACAGCACGGTGTCATTTACGATGAGCTGATCAACCATCATGGTGAGGAGAAGGCACGTCTTTACTATCAGGCCAACTATGACGCGGTGCAATTTGTCAAAAACCTTGTAAAAGAGCAGCAGATTGACTGTGATTTTTCGGAAGAGGATTCTTATATCTACACGAATTCCGACAAAGAAATGGAAAAGCTCCTAACTGAATTTAAGGCCTACGAAAAACTCGGAGTACATGGCAGCGAGTATGTTTCTCAAGTTCCCCTGCCTATAGAAGCGAAAGCCGGAATTGTGATGCGCAACCAGGCCCAGTTCCACCCGCTCGAATTTTTAAAGCATCTGGTTGAGCGTTTTACTGAAATGGGAGGACAAATTTTCGAAAATTCTACTGCCGTCGATATGGAAGAAGGCGCAGAGCCTGTCGTTACAACCCGCGATGGTCATAAGGTGCACTGTAAACAAATGATTGTCAGCACGCATTACCCTTTCTATGACCTAAAAGGGTTTTATTTTTCCAGGATGACCCCGGAAAGATCATATGTGCTGGCTGTTAAAACTGAAAAAGAATTTCCCGGAGGCATGTTCATCAATGCCGAGCAGCCTACCCGTTCGCTACGTTACGCTGACTGGAACGGTGAAAAAATCGTCCTGTTTGGCGGCGACAGCCACAAAGTCAGCCATAAAACGAATACGCACCAATACTATGAAGCACTCGAGGCATTTGCATATCAAACATTCGGCGTAAAGGAAATTCCGTTCAGATGGTCTGCTCAGGACCCTGTTCCTAATGATAAACTCCCATTTGTCGGCCAATACTCAACGACCACAGACAATATTTATGTCGCGACTGGATACCGAAAATGGGGAATGTCTAACGGAATCAATGCAGCAATGATGTTGAGCGACCAGATTCTGAAAATAGACAATCCATATAAAGAAGTATTTGATCCGCAGCGTTTCAAGGCAGATCCTGAACTGAGGAAAATCATTTCAACAAGTGCCCATATTGCCAAGACACTCGTAAAAGGGAAGCTGGAACGCCCATCTACCCAGGCGACATCGCTTGATAATGATGAGGGTGCAACCGTGACAGTCAACGGCAAGCGTGCCGGCGCCTATCGCGATGAAAACGGCGAGCTGCATGTAGTAGACACAACCTGTACCCATATGGGCTGCGAGCTAGAGTGGAACAATGGCGAACGTTCATGGGACTGCCCATGCCACGGTTCCCGTTTCTCATACAAGGGTGACGTCATTGAAGGACCAGCTGAACTGCCGCTAAAAAAAGTCGATATAGAATAG
- a CDS encoding UDP-glucose dehydrogenase family protein, whose protein sequence is MDITIFGTGYVGLVTGVCFAEVGYNVTCFDIDDRKITALSQGRCPIYEPGLEEMLKRNLKEGRLHFTYDSKSVCKNADYIFIAVGTPENEDGSANLEYLERAVEQIGTNLVRDAVIIIKSTVPVGTNQRIYQELRRITPDNIQVKVVSSPEFLREGSGILDTFHADRIVVGADDHKAGRAVADLYKPFGRLILQTDIRSAELIKYASNAFLATKISFINEVANLCDHTGANIEDVAKGMGMDGRIGSQFLKAGIGYGGSCFPKDTKALEKLTEEYDYDFKILRSVIEVNNRQKQQLFEKARELFGNLQGKRVAVLGLAFKPHTDDIREAPAVDLIARLLEEKADISVYDPAATRNTGNLFGSRLYYTENIDTAIKGADLVFIMTEWTQIAQYDLERFPLLMRDPVIFDGRNCYDLAEAESAGLTYVSVGRKAVNVNRNLENSRFQG, encoded by the coding sequence ATGGATATAACGATTTTTGGGACAGGCTATGTTGGCCTTGTTACCGGTGTTTGTTTTGCTGAAGTAGGCTATAATGTCACGTGTTTTGATATAGATGACCGTAAAATCACCGCCCTTTCCCAGGGGAGATGCCCAATTTATGAACCTGGTCTTGAGGAGATGCTCAAAAGGAATCTTAAAGAGGGGCGACTTCATTTTACATACGATTCAAAATCGGTCTGTAAGAATGCGGATTACATTTTTATTGCCGTCGGGACGCCTGAAAATGAGGACGGATCGGCGAACCTTGAATACCTGGAGAGGGCTGTTGAGCAGATTGGCACGAACCTGGTCAGAGATGCAGTCATTATTATTAAAAGCACCGTGCCAGTAGGGACTAATCAAAGGATCTATCAGGAGCTTCGTAGAATCACGCCTGACAATATCCAGGTGAAGGTCGTTTCAAGTCCGGAATTCCTGCGCGAGGGTTCAGGAATTCTTGATACCTTCCATGCGGATCGGATCGTTGTCGGGGCAGATGACCATAAGGCAGGCCGTGCGGTGGCTGATTTATATAAACCTTTTGGACGGCTGATTTTGCAGACAGATATCCGTAGTGCGGAGCTCATTAAGTATGCTTCAAATGCCTTCCTGGCGACGAAAATCAGCTTCATCAATGAGGTGGCCAACCTGTGTGATCACACAGGCGCAAACATTGAAGATGTGGCGAAGGGAATGGGCATGGACGGCCGGATCGGCAGCCAGTTTTTAAAAGCGGGAATTGGCTATGGCGGCTCCTGTTTCCCCAAGGATACGAAGGCGCTGGAAAAACTGACGGAAGAATATGATTATGACTTTAAAATCCTGCGCTCCGTCATCGAGGTAAACAACAGGCAGAAGCAGCAATTGTTTGAGAAAGCCCGGGAGTTGTTTGGGAATCTTCAGGGCAAAAGGGTGGCTGTGCTGGGGCTGGCGTTCAAGCCGCATACGGATGACATCCGTGAGGCGCCAGCTGTTGATCTGATAGCCCGACTGCTTGAAGAAAAGGCAGACATCTCCGTATATGATCCGGCTGCCACCCGCAATACCGGTAATCTTTTTGGAAGCCGGCTCTACTACACTGAAAACATCGATACTGCCATCAAAGGAGCAGACCTCGTCTTCATCATGACTGAGTGGACGCAAATCGCCCAATATGATTTAGAACGTTTTCCGTTGCTCATGCGAGACCCGGTTATTTTTGACGGAAGGAACTGCTATGATTTGGCTGAGGCAGAGTCAGCTGGCTTAACATACGTTTCTGTTGGCAGGAAAGCCGTTAATGTGAATCGGAATCTGGAGAACTCGAGATTTCAGGGCTAA
- the ybaK gene encoding Cys-tRNA(Pro) deacylase, protein MAKVKTNAMRILDTQKVPYEVLTYDSKDGKIDGVAVAGKIGHDASQVYKTLVAAGASKDLYVFVIPVEAELDLKKAAKEAGEKKVEMLPVKDIQKFTGYIRGGCSPIGMKKDYPTFLDESAQELETIIVSAGKIGFQVELAPDQLLNAAMGKYGQLTK, encoded by the coding sequence ATGGCTAAGGTTAAAACAAATGCAATGCGGATTCTTGACACGCAGAAGGTGCCGTATGAGGTCCTTACTTATGACTCGAAGGATGGCAAGATTGACGGCGTTGCCGTTGCGGGGAAAATTGGCCACGATGCTTCGCAGGTCTACAAGACGCTTGTGGCAGCAGGGGCAAGCAAGGATTTATATGTTTTCGTCATTCCGGTCGAAGCCGAGCTCGATCTGAAAAAGGCAGCGAAGGAAGCCGGCGAAAAGAAAGTGGAAATGCTTCCGGTTAAGGATATCCAGAAATTCACCGGCTATATTCGCGGCGGCTGTTCACCCATCGGAATGAAAAAGGACTATCCGACGTTTTTGGATGAGAGTGCCCAAGAGCTCGAGACCATCATCGTCAGCGCAGGGAAAATCGGCTTCCAGGTCGAGTTGGCACCAGACCAGCTTTTAAATGCTGCTATGGGGAAATATGGTCAATTGACGAAATAG
- a CDS encoding YjiH family protein — translation MEKPLRKTRSTGDFLAFIIPSLIGIFFFMLPISYNGEITIPIAVLSGWLQELLGGTLPAIMTVIIVLTLIGTLLIKTVRPEILNRNHFLKSLFDVPTIWLIARILGAIFAVMTLFQLGPEAVWSANTGGLLLNDLLPILFSVFLFAGLFLPLLLNFGLLELFGTLMVKIMRPIFTLPGRSSIDTLTSWLGDGTIGVLLTSKQYEEGYYTKREAAVIGTTFSVVSITFSLVVISQVDLAHMFVPYYLTVTLAGVVAAVILPRIPPLSRKQDTYYVEQNNDYSEENIPDGYTPFSWGMAQAVDKASSNKSFKDFFLAGIRNILDMWMGVAPIVMALGTLALIVAEYTPVFQWLGMPFIPLLELMQVPEAKAASETLIVGFADMFLPSVIGADIASPMTRFIIASVSVTQLIYMSEVGGLLLGSKIPVSFGELFIIFLQRTLVTLPIIVLVAHILF, via the coding sequence TTGGAAAAACCATTGCGTAAAACACGATCTACCGGGGACTTTTTAGCATTCATCATTCCCTCGTTAATAGGAATATTTTTCTTTATGTTACCAATCTCCTATAATGGAGAAATCACGATACCAATCGCTGTCCTTTCCGGATGGCTCCAGGAACTGCTTGGCGGCACGCTTCCTGCAATCATGACGGTGATCATTGTTCTGACTTTAATCGGGACCTTATTGATAAAAACGGTCAGACCTGAAATCCTGAATCGTAATCATTTCTTGAAATCATTGTTTGATGTACCGACAATCTGGCTTATTGCCAGGATTTTAGGAGCTATTTTTGCAGTTATGACCTTATTTCAATTAGGACCGGAAGCAGTCTGGTCAGCTAACACAGGCGGCCTTCTGCTCAATGACCTTTTGCCAATCCTTTTCTCTGTTTTTCTATTTGCGGGATTATTCCTGCCATTATTGCTGAACTTCGGCCTGCTTGAATTATTCGGAACCTTAATGGTCAAAATCATGCGCCCTATTTTCACATTGCCTGGCCGTTCTTCCATCGATACTCTCACATCATGGCTTGGCGATGGCACAATTGGAGTTCTACTGACAAGCAAACAATATGAAGAAGGATATTACACGAAAAGAGAAGCGGCTGTCATCGGGACGACATTCTCTGTTGTCTCCATCACTTTCAGCCTTGTCGTCATTTCCCAGGTTGACCTGGCTCACATGTTCGTTCCCTACTATCTGACTGTGACACTGGCTGGTGTGGTTGCAGCCGTCATCCTTCCGCGAATCCCGCCTCTTTCCAGGAAGCAGGATACGTACTATGTGGAGCAGAACAACGACTACTCTGAGGAGAACATTCCTGATGGATATACACCTTTCTCCTGGGGAATGGCACAGGCTGTCGATAAAGCAAGCAGCAATAAGAGCTTCAAAGATTTCTTCCTTGCCGGTATCCGCAATATCCTTGATATGTGGATGGGTGTTGCGCCGATCGTCATGGCGCTTGGAACACTGGCGCTGATTGTCGCAGAATACACACCCGTATTCCAATGGCTTGGTATGCCGTTCATTCCACTGCTCGAGCTGATGCAGGTACCAGAGGCGAAGGCGGCATCTGAAACACTGATTGTCGGCTTTGCGGACATGTTCCTTCCTTCCGTAATCGGTGCTGATATCGCAAGCCCGATGACAAGGTTCATCATTGCGTCTGTTTCCGTGACACAGCTGATCTATATGTCTGAGGTTGGCGGACTGCTGCTAGGATCCAAGATTCCTGTCAGCTTCGGGGAATTATTCATCATTTTCCTTCAGCGTACACTTGTTACATTGCCAATCATCGTATTGGTTGCACATATTCTTTTTTAA
- a CDS encoding GNAT family N-acetyltransferase produces MKVTLEKINQDKKEVLRNLYSLYLHDLSAYTDGLQISESGSFEFDSFSLIGEKEGVTPYFIIADEKLAGFVLILEAPFTTRVDKVINDFFILNTFRGKGVAKAAVTEIIAENKGSYYISQLVNNLTAVHFWKKIYRQMEIDFVEQSEVQDGEDVVYQTFVIR; encoded by the coding sequence ATGAAAGTAACTTTGGAAAAAATCAATCAAGATAAAAAGGAAGTGCTGCGTAACTTATATTCACTCTACCTGCATGATTTATCCGCTTATACAGATGGATTGCAGATCAGTGAGTCTGGCAGTTTTGAATTTGATTCATTTTCGTTAATAGGGGAAAAAGAAGGGGTCACTCCTTACTTTATTATTGCTGATGAAAAGCTGGCAGGCTTTGTCTTGATCCTCGAAGCACCTTTTACGACAAGAGTAGATAAAGTGATCAATGACTTTTTTATCCTGAATACCTTCCGTGGAAAAGGAGTCGCCAAAGCAGCTGTAACAGAGATCATTGCTGAAAATAAAGGCAGTTATTACATATCCCAGCTCGTTAACAATCTAACCGCAGTGCATTTTTGGAAAAAAATCTACAGGCAAATGGAGATAGACTTTGTAGAACAGTCGGAAGTGCAGGATGGGGAAGATGTTGTATATCAGACTTTTGTTATTAGGTAA